Proteins encoded by one window of Streptococcus sanguinis:
- a CDS encoding CPBP family intramembrane glutamic endopeptidase — translation MENLVQQMLNALIQIALFAFLPFVWWLISARRKSPFLEWLGLKPLKDTGSRKIWLWILFGSLSFLLLSFLLVYPAVKNLDTATSNFSGLGFQALPAVLIYGIFQTSLSEELLFRGFLLKRLASRLSFVVANTIQAALFGLLHGLMSITVLSWQQTLLIILCTGGIAAYMGFVNEKKSDGSILASWIIHALVNVITCSLFAFMLI, via the coding sequence ATGGAAAATCTAGTTCAACAGATGCTGAATGCTCTGATTCAAATTGCTTTGTTTGCTTTTCTTCCTTTTGTTTGGTGGTTGATAAGTGCTAGAAGAAAAAGTCCATTTTTAGAATGGCTTGGCTTAAAACCACTAAAAGATACTGGCAGCCGGAAGATCTGGCTGTGGATTTTGTTTGGTTCGCTATCTTTCTTGCTTCTTTCGTTTTTGCTAGTATATCCTGCTGTAAAAAATCTGGATACAGCGACTTCGAATTTCTCAGGCCTAGGCTTCCAAGCCTTGCCAGCTGTTCTGATTTATGGTATTTTTCAAACTTCTCTGTCGGAAGAACTGCTATTCAGAGGTTTTCTTTTAAAGAGATTGGCTAGTCGCTTATCCTTTGTGGTAGCCAACACCATACAAGCTGCTCTTTTTGGTCTGCTCCATGGCTTAATGTCTATAACAGTGCTCTCTTGGCAGCAAACCCTGCTCATCATTTTGTGTACGGGTGGCATCGCGGCTTATATGGGCTTTGTCAATGAAAAGAAATCTGATGGCTCCATTTTAGCTAGCTGGATTATACATGCTTTAGTAAATGTGATTACGTGTAGTTTATTTGC
- a CDS encoding DUF4037 domain-containing protein, translating to MPQQLFKEFAQLDQVEAIVLGGSRAGQHFDKDSDYDVYVYLTDSIAPMTRRNILSKYCSYMEIGNQFWELEDDCVLKSKIEIELIYRTLDSFDKDLQTVVLDHQAQNAYTTCMWHNLLHSKIIYDRNDRYEALQNKYRRPYPAELKKNIIKKQLLLLDQAMPAFSKQIEKALKRQDLLSINHRSSEFFASYFDLLFALNEQTHPGEKRMLEFAKTNCPLLPQHFEENIQTYFQKLYTEPAEALKLINQLVATIKEVIPQEMIGDF from the coding sequence ATGCCACAACAACTTTTTAAAGAATTTGCCCAGCTAGATCAAGTGGAAGCTATTGTTCTCGGCGGCTCTCGTGCTGGACAGCATTTTGACAAAGACTCAGACTATGATGTTTATGTCTACTTGACAGATTCCATTGCTCCTATGACTCGACGCAATATCCTCAGCAAGTACTGTTCCTACATGGAAATCGGCAATCAGTTTTGGGAACTAGAGGATGACTGTGTGTTAAAGAGCAAGATCGAAATTGAGCTCATTTACCGTACACTGGATAGCTTCGATAAAGACCTGCAGACTGTAGTCCTAGACCACCAAGCCCAGAATGCCTATACCACCTGTATGTGGCACAATCTGCTTCACAGTAAAATCATCTACGACCGAAATGATCGCTATGAGGCACTTCAAAACAAGTACAGACGACCTTATCCAGCTGAACTTAAAAAGAATATTATTAAGAAGCAACTCCTCCTACTCGATCAAGCCATGCCAGCTTTCTCCAAACAAATAGAAAAAGCGCTCAAGCGTCAAGACCTGCTCAGTATCAATCACCGCAGCAGTGAATTTTTTGCTTCCTATTTTGACTTGCTCTTCGCCCTAAACGAACAGACGCACCCTGGAGAAAAGAGAATGCTGGAGTTTGCAAAAACCAACTGCCCGCTATTACCTCAGCATTTCGAAGAAAATATACAGACCTATTTTCAAAAGCTCTACACTGAGCCCGCTGAAGCGTTAAAGCTTATCAATCAGCTAGTGGCGACCATCAAAGAAGTCATTCCTCAAGAAATGATTGGTGATTTTTAG